The following nucleotide sequence is from Mesorhizobium sp. J8.
CGGCCGCCCGCGGCCGGGGTTTTCCGTTCGGCGATCTGGTAAGAGCGCTGACCTGACGAATCCGGATTTTGCCCATGACCCTTATCGAGACATTGCGCACGGAAGCCCGCGCCGCACCCGAAAGCGGCATCGTCGCCGTCATCAATCATGGGCGTCTGCGCGAAGGCCTGATTCCGCTCTGGGCCGGCGAGGGCGACCTGCCGACGCCTTCCTTCATCAGCGATGCCGCCGCCAAGGGGCTAGCCGACGGCGAGACGTTCTACACCTGGCAGAAGGGCATCCCCGCGCTCAGGCAGGCGCTCGCCCGCTACTACGCCAGGCATTTCGGCAAGACCTTCGCCGAGGAGGAGTTCATCGTCACCGGATCCGGCATGCATGCCATCCAGCTGGCCATCGACGCGATCGCCGGCAGCGGCGACGAGGTGATCTACCTCTCGCCTGCCTGGCCGAATTTCGCCGCGGCCGCCGGTGTGGCCGGCGCCGTGCCGGTGCCGGTCACGCTCGACCAGTCCGGCAATGGCTGGTCCTGCGACGTCGATAAGATCGCCTCGGCGATCACGCCGCGCACGAAGCTGCTGTTCATCAACACGCCGTCCAATCCGACCGGCTGGACCGCCGACAAGGAGACGCTCCAGGCGATCCTCGATCTCGCCCGCCAGAAGGGCCTGTGGATCATCGCCGACGAGATCTATTCGCTGTTCCACTACGGCCATGGCCGCGCGCCGTCCTTCCTCGACGTCGCCACGCCCGAGGACCGCATCCTGTTCGTCAACAGCTTCTCCAAGAACTGGGCGATGACCGGCTGGCGGGTCGGCTGGATCAAGACCCATCCCGCCTTGCAGCAGGTGTTCGAGAACCTGATCCAGTACTCGACCTCGGGCGTCGCGCAGTTCATGCAGCGCGGCGCGGTCGCAGCCCTCGACGAGGGCGACGGCTTCATCGCCGAACAGGTGGAGCGCGCGCATGCCGCGCGCGACCTCGTCTGCGGCATTCTCGGCGAAACCGGCAAGGCGCGTTTCACCGTTCCGCAGGGCGCCTTCTACCTGTTCTTCAGGGTCGACGGCCTCACCGATGCTCGAAAAGCCGCCTTCGACATCGTCGACAACGCCAATGTCGGCCTCGCGCCCGGCACTGCCTTCGGTCCCGGCGGCGAGGCCTTCCTCAGACTATGCTTCCACCGCCGCCTCGATCAGCTCGAGGACGCGGCGCATCGCCTGGCGAAATGGATGAAGGCCCTGTGAGGTCGCAATCGGACGGGAAGTGTTTGTTTGCGAACTTTTTTTCTGCACCGCTTCGTTCTCAGGCAGACGTAACGGCATCGATTCTAGGGTCTGCGCGCGTCGCTTCGCTCCTTGCCCCGCCCTAGAATGACGACGGGGGGAACGGCCTTGGACAATCTCCAACGTTTGCGAATATCGGCTGGCAAAATGGACGTCGTCATCCTAGGGCGAAGCAGTCGCGAAGCGACGTCGCGGAGACCCTAGGATCCATGCCGTGACTTAGGAGCGGCGCAGCGTTGGAGAACAGCAATAAGCGGAGCGCGGCCAGCGCCCCGACAGTTGCAAGTCACCCGCCTGACTTCGGCACCAGCAGCGGAATGATGCGGTCGGTCTTGGCGACGGCGGGGCGGCCGGAGCTGGCATAGGGAATGCCCAGCGCATCCCAGGTCTCGACCAGCGCGTCCTGCAGTTCGGCGATCAGCGCGTCCGAATGGAACGGTGTGGGCGTGATGCGCAGCCGCTCGGTGCCGCGCGGAACCGTCGGATAGTTGATCGGCTGGATGTAGATGCCGTGCACGCCAAGCAGCCGGTCGCTCGCCATCTTGCAAAGCTCGGGATCGCCGACCAGCACCGGCACGATGTGGGTGGCCGATTCCATCACCGGCAGCCCGGCCGCGGCAAGCACCTCTTTGGTGCGCGCCGCCTGGCGCTGCTGCGCGTCGCGCTCGGCCTGCGAGCGCTTGAGATGGCGGATCGAGGCGGTGGTGGCGGCGGCGATTGCCGGCGGCAGCGCGGTGGTGAAGATGAAGCCCGGCGCATAGGAGCGCACCGCGTCGATGACGGCGCTGGTGCCGGTGATGTAGCCGCCCAGCGTGCCGAAGGCCTTGGCCAGCGTGCCCTGGATGATGTCGATGCGGTCGGCCAGGCCTTCGCGCTCGGTGATGCCGCCGCCGCGCGGCCCGTACATGCCCACCGCATGGACCTCGTCGATATAGGTCATGGCATTGTAGCGTTCGGCCAGCTCGACGATCTGCTTGATAGGCGCGATGTCGCCATCCATCGAATAGACGCTTTCGAAGACGATCAGCTTGGCGCGCTCACGGCCGGCCGCCTGCAGCAGGCTTTCCAGATGCGCGACGTCGTTGTGGCGGAAGATCTTCTTTTCCGCGCCCGAGCGGCGCACGCCTTCGATCATCGAGGCATGGTTGAGCTCGTCCGAGATGATGAGGCAGTTGGGCAAAAGCCGGGCAATGGTCGAGATCGAGGCTTCGTTGGAAACGAAGCCGGAGGTGAAGACGAGGGCGGCTTCCTTGTCATGCAGGTCGGCGAGCTCCTGCTCGAGCTCGACCAGCGGATTGGAGGTGCCGGAAATGTTGCGGGTGCCGCCGGCGCCCGAGCCCATCTTGCCGGCCGCTGTCTGGAAGGCGGCGATCACATCCTCGTTCTGGCCCATGCCGAGATAGTCGTTGGAACACCAGACGGTGATTTCCTGGGCGCGGCCGTTGGAACGCCAGATGGCGCGCGGGAACTTGCCCACCATGCGCTCGAGATCGGCGAAGACACGGTAGCGACGCTCGGCGTGGAGCTGGTCGATCGCATCCTCGAAGAACCGCTGGTAATTCATGTCGACTTCCCAATTTCGCGGCGGATCATAGTCACTGCCCCATGCCGCGTCCACCGCGTCCAACCGGTCAAAATGCCACGCCCTTGCCCGGTTCCTAACGACGCCGGATCGTGGCCTATTCCCGGCTGTTTGAAGCAGTTTTGTTTCAGTACGATGCCTCGGACGGGAGGAACTGTTACGGACTTAACATTATAGGGAGGCCAATGCATATCGCCCAAAAGTGCACAGCGTTTGGGCGAACGACATTCGCACTAACGGGCTTGCGGCGGGGTTTCCAGCACGGTGGCTGTTGAGACGGTTTCCGATAAATCTTGATCGGCGAGGTAGATGATGACGGTTTTGGTGACGGGCGGTGCCGGCTATATCGGCAGCCACATGGTCTGGGAGCTGCTCGACGCCGGCGAGAGCGTCGTGGTGCTCGACCGGCTTTCCACCGGCTTCGAATGGGCGGTGGCGCCCGAGGCGAAGCTCGTCGTCGGCGATGTCGCCGACCGCGACCTGGTCGGCCGGATCATCCGCGACAACAAGGTCGATGCCATCATCCACTTCGCCGGCTCGATCGTGGTGCCGGAATCGGTCGCCGACCCGCTCGGCTATTACGAGAACAACACCTGCAAGACCCGCACGCTGATCGAAACCGCCGTGCGCGAGGGCGTGCCGCATTTCATCTTCTCCTCCACCGCCGCCGTCTATGGCGGCGCGGGGCTGGAACCGGTGCGCGAGGATGCCCGCCTTGCGCCGGAATCGCCTTACGGCCTCTCCAAGCTGATGAGTGAATGGATGCTGCGCGACGCGGGCTTGGCGCATGACATCCGCTACACGGCGCTGCGTTATTTCAACGTCGCCGGCGCCGACCCCAAGGGCCGCACCGGACAGTCGACGCCCGGCGCCACGCATCTGATCAAGGTCGCCTGCGAGACCGCGCTCGGCAAGCGCCCCTTCATGCAGGTCTTCGGCACCGACTATCCGACGCCGGACGGCACCTGCATGCGCGATTATATCCATGTCAGCGATCTCGCCGCCGCGCACCGGCTGGCGCTGCAGCGGCTGCGCGCCGGGGGGAAGAGCCTTGTCGCCAATTGCGGCTACAGCCATGGCTACTCCGTGCTCGAGGTGATCGACAGTGTGCGCCGCGCCTTCGGCCATGATTTCGATGTGCGCATGGGGGATCGTCGGCCGGGCGACGCCGCCGCCGTGGTCGCCAATTCCGAGCTTGCCCGCAAGGAACTCGGTTGGACGCCGCAGCGCGACGATCTCGATCTGATCGTCAACGATGCGCTGGCCTGGGAGCGCATTCTGACGACCAAGAACTCCGTTCGAAACTGAGCAATTCCAGGAAAAGTGCGTCGCGGTTTTCCGTCCCGAATTGCGTCAAGACAAAAAGTCCACTCGTTGGGCCAAGGGCTCGTCCGGCGCACCGAGACGCGCTATGGGATCGTTGAGGGCGTCGTCCAAGCACGATGCCCTGTTCGATGCTGAGGGGATGGCATGAAGGTCCTGGTTCTCGGCGCCGGCGTGGTTGGCACGGCGGCCGCCTATTATCTGGCAAGGGACGGTCACGAGGTGACGGTGATCGAGCGCCACGAAGCGGCGGCGCGGGGCACCAGTCAGTCGAATGCCGGGCTGGTGTCGCCGGGCGACGCCACCGCCTGGGCCTCGCCCGCCGCGCTGAAGACCTTTTTGCGCGCGCTTTGGAACCACGATCTCGGCATCAAGGTCAGGCTGCGCCTCGATCCCTATTTCTATGCCTGGAGCCTGCGCTTCCTGCGCGAATGCACGGTGACGCGGCTGCGCGCCAACACCGACATCAAGCTCAGGCTCGCGCTCCATTCCCGCGCGTGCATCAATCAGCTGTCGGAGGAAACCGGCATCCATTACGACGAGCGCAAGAAGGGCATTCTCTACTTCTTCCGGTCGCAAAAGAGCCTCGACACCGGCACCGACAATTACCGCTATCTCGGCGAGCACGGCCTGCCGATCGAGATCGTCGGCCGCGAGCGCCTGGTCGAGCTGGAGCCAGGGCTTGCCGGCGTGAAGGAGAAGATCGCGGGTGGCATCTATTCGCCGATCGATCAGACCGGCGATTCGAAGCGATTCACCGACAATCTCGCCGCCTATGCCGCCGAGAAGCTCGGCGTCAAATTCCTGTTCGGCACGACGGTCCGGGGCCTCGACATCGAGGGCGACCGGGTGCGCGCCGTCATGACCTCGGCAGGCCCGGTCACCGGCGACGCGGTCGTCATTTCCATGGGGCCGGAAAGCGGTTTGCTCGGCCGCCGCTACGGCGTCGACCTGCCGGTCTATCCGGTGAAGGGTTATACGGCGACGATCCCGTTGGAGGACGAAAGCAAGGGGCCGACCATGGGCGGCGCCGATGAGGACCGGCTGATCGGCTATTCCAGGCTCGGCAATCGCCTGCGCATGTCCTCGACGGCCGAATTCACCGGCTTCGACCGCAGCTTCAAGCCCAGCGATTTCAGGACCATCCTGGAAACCGGCAAGGATCTTTTCCCTGGCGCTTTCGACGAGAAGAAGGCGCTGCTGTGGGCCGGCCTGAGGCCGATGATGCCGAATTCCGTGCCGGTCATTGGCCAGGCGAAATACAGCAACCTCTATCTCGATACCGGCCACGGCCATGTCGGCTGGACCATGGCCTGCGGCTCGGGGCAGTTCCTGTCGGATGTCGTCGCCGGCAGGAAGCCGCAGATCGATCCCAACGGATTGCTGTACGGGACAGCGCGCTGAAAGGTCTTGCCGAGGTCGTCGCTGCCCCTCATCCGCCTGCCGGCACCTTCTGCCCCTTGAAACGGGGAGAAGAGAGCTGTAGCCACGCCGGCACCCATTTCTGCGACGTTGAAATTGGCGAAATCGCGGGTGACGGCGTCCTTCTCCCCGTCACTATACGGGGAGAAATGCCCGGCAGGGCAATGAGGGGCAGCGCCAACCTGTCAAATAGAGCGCCACCAGGCCCGAGCATATTCGCCCCAGGACTGATCGGTCGGTGGTTCTGTGCGCTCACCCTTGCTCATCACGATGACGCGATCTGAGGCTAACAAGGCCGCGCCGATGCTGGTTCCGGTCGAGGTCTCCGATGCGATGACCGGCCGCTGCGTCGCTGCCGCCAGCATGCGGACGAACAGCCGGTTGCGCGCGAACGGTCCCTCGACCGTCGTCGGCCCGTCGCCGCCGATCAGCTCGAGGCAGGTCGCGGTCATCAGGGCCAGATAGAACGAGACGGCGGCAAAGCGCTGGCCGGAGCTCAGATCGCCGGCGTTATGCCATTGCGCGGCGCGATGCGGGAATGGCCCGGAGCCCTGTTGGGTGGATGGCAGCAGCAAGATCTGGCGCGCCAGCACGGCGGCGATATCGGCCTCGCTCCATTCCTGCGGCTGGCCCTCGGTCAGCAGCGAAAACTCGCGTCCGCCCATGAAGCGCGCCGACGGCACCGGATCGCCGAACGCGCTGACATTGACCAGCGTGTCGCGCGCCGCATCCAGCTCGACCTTTCGGCCGCCTACCGCCATCGACACCACCCAAGTGCCGGTCGAGACGACGGAGAAGGGCGGCGCGTCGGACAGCAGATGCGGCAGCAGCGAGGCGTTGGAATCGTGCAGGCCGCAGGATACGGGCGTCTGTGGGCCCAGTCCTGTCCGCGCGGCGATCGCCGGCAGGATCGGGCCAAGCCGGTCCCTGGCCGGCCGCACCGGCGCCATCAACCGGCGCCAACCCATTCTGTCCACCAGCGAGGAGTAATCGGACATCCAGGGGTTCCACAGATCGGTGTGGCAGCCGAGAGATGTCACTTCATTGGCGGCAATACCGGTCAGCCGCAGCGCCCAATATTGCGGGTACATCAGCATCACGGCTGCCTTGGCGAATTCCACCGGAAAACGCTTCTGCTGCCATAAGAACTGCGCGCCGAGATTGAGGCCGATCGGCAACCGCGGCGTGCCGGTCTCGGCGAAGGGGGGACGTGTGGCGTCATAGTCGGCCGCAAGCTCGTCGGGTCCATCGAATTCGTAATCGAGCACCGGTAGCACCAGTTCGCCGGCGCCATCGACCAGCGCGCCGGTCGCGCCATGCGTGGTGATCGAGATCGCATCGATGCGCCGTTCGCGGTTGAGATCGGCGAGGCTGTTCAGGATGAAAGTCCACAGCGCCTCGACATCGTGATGCGGGTAGGACGCCTGCCGCACCGGCGCGTTGGCGATACGGCGCAGCGCGATCTCGCTCAGTGTCGCGAGATCGACCAGCGCCACCTTGGCGTTGGTCTTGCCGATATCGATGACGGCGACGATCATGCCATATGGAACATTGTTTCCAGCGGCACCGCCACCGGCTCGTTGTCGGGTTTGGTCTCCATGAGGTCGCCCATATAAGCCCACCAGCGCTGCATCACCGGGTGCTTCGGCAGGTCCGCCATGCCGTGGTCGCTGCTTCGCCACAGCACGCCGAACAGGATGTTGGTGTCCTCGTCGAGATGGATCGAATAGTCGGAAACGCCGGCCTCTCTCAGCAGCGCGACCAGCTCCGGCCAGATCTCGTCATGGCGGCGCTTGTATTCGGCCTTCATGCCGGGGTTGAGCTTCATCTTGAAGGCATATTTCTCCATCAGGCGAAGCGTCCTTCGCGCAGCCGCCGCCAAACGATCGGCAGGGCGATGACGATGATCAAAAGCAGGCCGATGAAGATCGACATGACGATGCCGGGCACGTTGAGCAGGCCGAGGCCGAAGGTCACCAGTCCCATGATGAAGGCGGCGAGCACGACGCCGAGGATGCTGCCCGCGCCGCCGAGGATCGAGACGCCACCGAGAACAACCATGGTGATGGCTTCGAGCTCGTAGCCCTGCGCGATCGACGGCCGCGTCGAGCCGAGCCGCGAGGTGATCAGCACCGAGGCGATGCCCGACATCAGCCCGGTCAGGCAGAACAGGATGAATTTTATACGGTCGACGCGAACGCCGGAAAACTGGCAGGCGACCGGATTGTTGCCGATGGCGAAGACCCTGCGGCCGAAGCTCGTGCGGTGCAGCACGAACCAGTAGATCAGCGCCGCGACGAGGAACAGCGCCAGCTCGAACGAGAAAACCCACCAGACATAACCCTGGCCGAAGAACGCGAAACTCTCCGGATAGCCTTTGTAGGCCTGGTCGCCGAGGATGATGAAGGCGATACCGCGGAACAGGCTCATCGTGCCGATGGTGACGACGATGGACGGCAGACCGAGCCGCGTGACCAGCAGTCCGTTGAAGGCGCCGCAGGCGAGGCCGACGGCAATGCCGATTAGCACCAGCACCGGCGTGCCGGCGCCGGCCTGCACGGCCATGCCCATCATCGTCGAGGCTAAAGCCACGATCGCGGCGACGGAGAGGTCGATCTCGCCCGAAATGATCAGCAGCGCCATCGCAAGCGCGATCAGCCCTTTTTCGGTGAAGTTGAAGGTCAGGTCCGACAGCGACCACGGATCGAGGAAATAGGGCGAAGCAAAACTGTTCACCGCGAAGATGGCGACCGCGATGACGACCAGCAGCGCCTCCCAGGAGAAGATCGCCGAGGAAAGCGGCTTGTCGAGCCGGTCGGGGATGTGGCGCGGGGCAGGGGTGTCGGTCATGCCGCTTCCGCCTTTCTCAGGATGATGCGGCCTTGCCGGCGCTCGCCGCGCGCGTTGAGCACCACGGCCAGGATGATGGCGCTGCCCGAGATCGCCATCTGCCAGAAGGGGGAAATGTTGATGACCGGCAGGGCGTTGGAGATGATGCCGAGGAACAGCGCGCCCAGCACCGCGCCGCCGACGGAGCCGATGCCGCCGGCGATCGAGATGCCGCCGATGACGCAGGCGGCGATGATGTTGAGCTCATAGCCGTTCGCGACCTCGACCGAGGCGATCACATAGCGCGAGATCCACAGATAGCCGGCGAGCCCGCCGATCATGCCGGAAATGCAAAAGACGATGAATTTTGTCCGGCCGACATCGATGCCTGCATAGACCGATGCGGTCGGGTTGACGCCGATGGCGTAGATCGAGCGGCCGATTTGGGTGCGCGTCATCACCAGGAAGAACAGCCCGATCACGATGATCGCGATCCAGGACAGCACCGGGATGCCGAGGAAGGCGGCGCGCTGGAAATTGATGAAGTCCGGGCTCATCTGGTCGGCATTGACCCAGGCGCCGCCGGAGACGACGAAGGTGGCGCCGCGATAGATGGTGAGCGTGCCCAACGTCACCACGATCGAGGGGATGTTCAGCCGCCACACCAGGAAGCCGTTGATGGCGCCCAGCACCAGCCCGACGGCGAGAGCGATCATGATGAGCACCGGGATCGGGATCGCCGGATGCGCGGCGTTGAGCATCGCCACCACCATGCCGGTGAAACACAGGTTGGACGCCATCGAGAGATCGATCGAGCGCGTCAGGATCACCACCATCTGTCCTAACGCCAGGATCATCAGGATCGACGTGTCGTTGAACACCTGCCGCAGATTCGCCGGATCGGCGAAGCCGGGGAAGC
It contains:
- a CDS encoding pyridoxal phosphate-dependent aminotransferase produces the protein MTLIETLRTEARAAPESGIVAVINHGRLREGLIPLWAGEGDLPTPSFISDAAAKGLADGETFYTWQKGIPALRQALARYYARHFGKTFAEEEFIVTGSGMHAIQLAIDAIAGSGDEVIYLSPAWPNFAAAAGVAGAVPVPVTLDQSGNGWSCDVDKIASAITPRTKLLFINTPSNPTGWTADKETLQAILDLARQKGLWIIADEIYSLFHYGHGRAPSFLDVATPEDRILFVNSFSKNWAMTGWRVGWIKTHPALQQVFENLIQYSTSGVAQFMQRGAVAALDEGDGFIAEQVERAHAARDLVCGILGETGKARFTVPQGAFYLFFRVDGLTDARKAAFDIVDNANVGLAPGTAFGPGGEAFLRLCFHRRLDQLEDAAHRLAKWMKAL
- the hemA gene encoding 5-aminolevulinate synthase, encoding MNYQRFFEDAIDQLHAERRYRVFADLERMVGKFPRAIWRSNGRAQEITVWCSNDYLGMGQNEDVIAAFQTAAGKMGSGAGGTRNISGTSNPLVELEQELADLHDKEAALVFTSGFVSNEASISTIARLLPNCLIISDELNHASMIEGVRRSGAEKKIFRHNDVAHLESLLQAAGRERAKLIVFESVYSMDGDIAPIKQIVELAERYNAMTYIDEVHAVGMYGPRGGGITEREGLADRIDIIQGTLAKAFGTLGGYITGTSAVIDAVRSYAPGFIFTTALPPAIAAATTASIRHLKRSQAERDAQQRQAARTKEVLAAAGLPVMESATHIVPVLVGDPELCKMASDRLLGVHGIYIQPINYPTVPRGTERLRITPTPFHSDALIAELQDALVETWDALGIPYASSGRPAVAKTDRIIPLLVPKSGG
- the galE gene encoding UDP-glucose 4-epimerase GalE, encoding MTVLVTGGAGYIGSHMVWELLDAGESVVVLDRLSTGFEWAVAPEAKLVVGDVADRDLVGRIIRDNKVDAIIHFAGSIVVPESVADPLGYYENNTCKTRTLIETAVREGVPHFIFSSTAAVYGGAGLEPVREDARLAPESPYGLSKLMSEWMLRDAGLAHDIRYTALRYFNVAGADPKGRTGQSTPGATHLIKVACETALGKRPFMQVFGTDYPTPDGTCMRDYIHVSDLAAAHRLALQRLRAGGKSLVANCGYSHGYSVLEVIDSVRRAFGHDFDVRMGDRRPGDAAAVVANSELARKELGWTPQRDDLDLIVNDALAWERILTTKNSVRN
- a CDS encoding D-amino acid dehydrogenase is translated as MKVLVLGAGVVGTAAAYYLARDGHEVTVIERHEAAARGTSQSNAGLVSPGDATAWASPAALKTFLRALWNHDLGIKVRLRLDPYFYAWSLRFLRECTVTRLRANTDIKLRLALHSRACINQLSEETGIHYDERKKGILYFFRSQKSLDTGTDNYRYLGEHGLPIEIVGRERLVELEPGLAGVKEKIAGGIYSPIDQTGDSKRFTDNLAAYAAEKLGVKFLFGTTVRGLDIEGDRVRAVMTSAGPVTGDAVVISMGPESGLLGRRYGVDLPVYPVKGYTATIPLEDESKGPTMGGADEDRLIGYSRLGNRLRMSSTAEFTGFDRSFKPSDFRTILETGKDLFPGAFDEKKALLWAGLRPMMPNSVPVIGQAKYSNLYLDTGHGHVGWTMACGSGQFLSDVVAGRKPQIDPNGLLYGTAR
- a CDS encoding FGGY-family carbohydrate kinase, which translates into the protein MIVAVIDIGKTNAKVALVDLATLSEIALRRIANAPVRQASYPHHDVEALWTFILNSLADLNRERRIDAISITTHGATGALVDGAGELVLPVLDYEFDGPDELAADYDATRPPFAETGTPRLPIGLNLGAQFLWQQKRFPVEFAKAAVMLMYPQYWALRLTGIAANEVTSLGCHTDLWNPWMSDYSSLVDRMGWRRLMAPVRPARDRLGPILPAIAARTGLGPQTPVSCGLHDSNASLLPHLLSDAPPFSVVSTGTWVVSMAVGGRKVELDAARDTLVNVSAFGDPVPSARFMGGREFSLLTEGQPQEWSEADIAAVLARQILLLPSTQQGSGPFPHRAAQWHNAGDLSSGQRFAAVSFYLALMTATCLELIGGDGPTTVEGPFARNRLFVRMLAAATQRPVIASETSTGTSIGAALLASDRVIVMSKGERTEPPTDQSWGEYARAWWRSI
- the rhaM gene encoding L-rhamnose mutarotase produces the protein MEKYAFKMKLNPGMKAEYKRRHDEIWPELVALLREAGVSDYSIHLDEDTNILFGVLWRSSDHGMADLPKHPVMQRWWAYMGDLMETKPDNEPVAVPLETMFHMA
- a CDS encoding ABC transporter permease — its product is MTDTPAPRHIPDRLDKPLSSAIFSWEALLVVIAVAIFAVNSFASPYFLDPWSLSDLTFNFTEKGLIALAMALLIISGEIDLSVAAIVALASTMMGMAVQAGAGTPVLVLIGIAVGLACGAFNGLLVTRLGLPSIVVTIGTMSLFRGIAFIILGDQAYKGYPESFAFFGQGYVWWVFSFELALFLVAALIYWFVLHRTSFGRRVFAIGNNPVACQFSGVRVDRIKFILFCLTGLMSGIASVLITSRLGSTRPSIAQGYELEAITMVVLGGVSILGGAGSILGVVLAAFIMGLVTFGLGLLNVPGIVMSIFIGLLLIIVIALPIVWRRLREGRFA
- a CDS encoding ABC transporter permease; its protein translation is MKNFLKYREIWLLAGIVVLIGLISTRFPGFADPANLRQVFNDTSILMILALGQMVVILTRSIDLSMASNLCFTGMVVAMLNAAHPAIPIPVLIMIALAVGLVLGAINGFLVWRLNIPSIVVTLGTLTIYRGATFVVSGGAWVNADQMSPDFINFQRAAFLGIPVLSWIAIIVIGLFFLVMTRTQIGRSIYAIGVNPTASVYAGIDVGRTKFIVFCISGMIGGLAGYLWISRYVIASVEVANGYELNIIAACVIGGISIAGGIGSVGGAVLGALFLGIISNALPVINISPFWQMAISGSAIILAVVLNARGERRQGRIILRKAEAA